The DNA region CCGCGGGCCCGGGTCCACGAGGTCCTGGACACCGTCGGTCTGACCGCGGTCGCCAGGAAGAAGGCCAAGGGCTTCTCGCTCGGCATGGGCCAGCGCCTGGGCATCGCGGGCGCGCTGCTCGGCGACCCCGAGATCCTGATGTTCGACGAGCCGGTGAACGGGCTCGACCCCGAGGGCATCCACTGGATCCGCAATCTGATGAAGTCCCTCGCCGCCCAGGGCCGCACGGTCTTCGTCTCCTCGCACCTGATGAGCGAGATGGCGCTCACCGCCGAGCACCTCGTCGTCATCGGTCAGGGCCGCCTCCTCGCCGACACCTCCATGTCGGAGTTCATCCGGCAGAACTCCCGCTCCTACGTCCGACTGCGCTCCCCACAGCGCGAGCGGCTGCTCGACGTGCTGCACGAAGCGGGCATCACCGCGGTCGAGGCGGGCAACGGCACCCTCGAAGTGGACGGCGCGGGCCCCGAGCAGCTCGGTGAGCTGGCCGCGCAGCACCAGCTCGTCCTGCATGAACTCAGCCCGCAGCAGGCCTCGTTGGAGGAAGCGTTCATGCAGCTCACGGCCGAGTCGGTGGAGTACCACGCACACACGGACCATCGGCCCCCGACCGCCGCGGACCCCGGCTCGACGCCGCCACCGGGCGGGGCGCCGCCCAGTGGCGGGACTCCCCCGGGGCAGGGCTGGGGCGCGGGCTGGCAGCAGCCGGGGAAGGGGAACTGAGCCATGGCCGCGACGCAGGTACTCAGATCGGAGTGGACCAAGATCCGCTCGGTCGCCTCGACCGTCTGGACGCTCGGCCTCGCCGCCGTCGTCACGATCGCCCTCGGCATGCTGATCAGCATCCTGTCCAAGAACGACTACGACAACCTCAGCCGCGAGGACAAGATCACCTTCGACCCGACGTACACCAGTTTCGCCGGGACGTCCCTCGGCCAGCTCGCGATGATCGTCTTCGGTGTCCTGGTCGTCTCCAACGAGTACAACACCGGCATGATCCGCACCTCCCTTGCGGCGGTCCCGCAGCGCGGCACGTTCCTGTTCAGCAAGGTCACGGTCGCCGCGCTGCTCGCGCTCGTGGTCGGCCTCGCCACCAGCTTCGTCTCGTTCTTCCTCGGCCAGGCCATGCTCGGCGAGTACAAGGCCCACCTCGGCGACCCGGGCGTACTGCGGGCGGTCTTCGGCGGCGGGATCTACATGATGCTGATCGCGATGTTCTCGATGGGCGTCGCCGCGATGCTGCGCAGCCCGATGCTGTCCCTCGGCATCCTGATGCCGTTCTTCTTCCTGATCTCCAGCATCCTCGGCAACGTGTCGGCGACGAAGAAGATCGGCCGCTACCTCCCCGACCAGGCCGGAAGCAAGATCATGCAGGTCAAGACGCCCTTCGACGACGACACCCCGTACGGACCCTGGGGCGGTCTCGGCATCATGGTGGCGTGGACGGCCCTGGCCCTCATCGGCGGCTACGTCCTGCTGAAGAAGCGCGACGCCTGACGCGCGCCTCAGCCGCTCCCCGACGACGACCTGCCTCCGCCGGACGGCTCCCTGACCGGAGGGACGGCCTCCTGGCCGGAGGGGCCGCCCTCTCGGGCTTGACCGGAGCTTTACTCGCTCTTGGCTGGAACCGTCAGCCCACAGATATCCTCCTAACCCTTACGGGGGCGTGTGCCCCGACGTCCTGAACCATTCGATGGGTGCGGAGAATGATCGAGGCAGTCGGCCTGACGAAGCGCTACGGCGCCAAGACAGCCGTGTACAACCTTTCCTTCCAGGTGCGGCCCGGCACCGTGACCGGCTTCCTCGGCCCCAACGGGTCCGGCAAGTCGACGACGATGCGCATGATCCTCGGGCTCGACGCGCCCTCGCAGGGGCAGGTGACGATCGGCGGCTACCCGTACCGCAAGCTGCCGAACGCGCCCCGCCAGGTCGGCGCCCTGCTCGACGCCAAGGCGGTGCACGGCGGCCGACACGCCCGCAACCACCTGCTGTGCCTGGCGCAGCTCTCCGGCATCCCCGCGCGGCGCGTGGACGAGGTGCTCGGGGTCGTCGGCCTGCAGGACGTGGCGCGCAAGCGCTCCAAGGGCTTCTCGCTCGGCATGGGCCAGCGCCTCGGCATCGCCGCCGCGCTGCTCGGCGACCCGCAGGTGCTGCTGTTCGACGAGCCGGTCAACGGTCTCGACCCCGAGGGCATCCTCTGGGTGCGCAACCTGATGAAGTCGCTCGCCGCGGAGGGACGTACCGTCTTCGTCTCCTCGCACCTGATGAGCGAGATGGCGCTGACCGCCGAGCACCTGATCGTGATCGGCCGCGGCCAGCTGCTCGCCGACATGAGCGTCAGGGACTTCATCTCGACGAACTCCGCCGACTTCGCCCGGGTGCGCACCCCGGACACCGACCCGCAGCAGCGCGAGAAGCTCACCGCCGCGCTCACCGAGGCCGGCGGCCAGGTGCTGCCCGAGCAGGACGGCGCGCTCCGCGTCACCGGCCTGCCGCTGCCCCGCATCAGCGACCTCGCGCACGGCGCGGACGTCCGCCTGTGGGAGCTCTCGCCGCACCAGGCCTCGCTCGAAGAGGCGTACATGCGCATGACGCAGGGCGCCGTCGACTACCGCTCCACCGCCGACCAGCGCGCGGGCCTGCAGCAGCAGCTCCCGCCCGGCGCCATGGCGCAGCAGCCCCAGCTGCCGGTGCCCGGCCAGGGCCAGCCCGGCTGGTACGCCCCGCCGTCGCCCCAGCAGGGCGGCCAGCCCTTCGCGATGCCGCAGGGCGCGCCGCCCGCCGACGCGACCCCGTACGCCGCCGCCCCCCAGCCCCCGGCCGCCGCCCCCTCCCCCGAGATGACCAAGCGCGCCACCGACAACGAGGATGCAGCCCGATGACCACGCCTCCGACTCCGCAGCAGCCGCAGGCGCAGCCCCAGCAGCCCCCGCAGCCGCAGGACCAGGCTGCGGCCCTCGCCGCCCCGGCCCCGCAGGACCAGCCGCCCGCGCAGCAGCCCCAGCAGGCCTACGCGCACGCCGGCGCCCCGGTGCCGCAGGGCGCCCCGGCCATGGCGGCCGCCCCCGCGCCCGCCGCCCCGGCCCCGCCGTCGGCCTGGCAGCAGGCGATGAACAACGCCTACACCTCGCCGATCCCGATCAAGAAGACCAACCTGGGTCACGCCCTCGCCTCCGAGTGGACGAAGATCAAGTCGGTCCGCTCCACGGTGTGGACGCTGAGCATCTTCCTGCTCCTCGTCATCGGCATCGGCCTGCTCGCCGTCGCCAACACGCAGGCCGACGACTACCGCGACGTGCCGTTCACGGTCCCCGCGTTCTTCGGTCTGATGCTCGGCCAGATCTGCCTGATCACGCTGGGCGTCCTGGTGACGTCGTCCGAGTACGGCACCGGCATGATCCGCACCACCTTCACGGCGTCGCCGCAGCGCCACCGCGTCCTCGCGGCGAAGGCCCTGATCTTCTTCATCGTCGCCTTCGTGGCGTCCGCGGGCTCGATCCTCCTCGTGGGCCTGATGGCGTCGGGCGCGCACAGCGGCCCGGAGGCGGGCGACATCGCCTGGGGCGGCACGGTCGTCAAGGGCGCCCTGTACGTCTCGCTGCTCGGGGTGCTCGCGCTCGCGGTCGGCTCCATGCTGCGCCACTCCGCCGGTGCCATCACGACGATGCTCGGCGTGGTCCTGGTCCCCGCGATCCTGCCGGGCTTCCTCGGCATCTGGGAGAGCACCCAGAAGCTCGGCGACAAGATGGCCGACTACAACGCCATCAACTCGCTCGCCAAGATCTTCCGGGTCGACGGCCTGGACAGCACCAGCACGGGGACGTCGCAGCTGATGCTGCTCGTCGTGATCACGGCCGCCGCCGTGATCGGCGCCTTCGCCCTCCTGGAGAAGCGCGACGTCTGACCGGACCGGGGTCCGTCGAAAGGGCCTCAGTACCTCGGCGCGTTACGGGACCGCCGCACCCGCGTGGTGCGGCGGTCCTTCGCGTTCCAGCACGCCGTGTGCCAGTGCCTGCGCTCGTCCACGCCCGAGTGCTCGGGCCAGGCGACCACGTGCGCGAGCCCGGAGGGGATCTCCTGGTCGCAGCCCGGGCAGCGGTAGGTCTTGCCTGCCGCGCTCGCGCCCGCGACGTGGCGCACGCTCCAGTCCTCGCCCTGCCAGCTCTCGGCGCGCTGGAAGCCGCCGTAGCGGCCGGACGGCTCCGCGCCCCCGGCGGCCTGGCCGGGCCTCGGATCTGCGGCGCCCTTGGGGCGGTTGCGACGCGGCGACACGGGACACCTCACGAAGGGACGGGGCTCGGCTGGGGCTGCCGCCGACAGCGGGCGGGGCTGTGTCCAGCCTACGCACCGCGCGGAGGGGTAGTCGTCAAGGACCGATCCCCACAGATCCCCCTGCGCCGCGCAGAAAATCTGTCAATCCGCCCGCGAAGCCGTGCCTTTGGCACTTGTCACGCGTTGTTGCCGGTAGGGGAGTGCCTGCGTCGGCGCCAAGGAGGCAGGAAGTTCGATGCGCTTAGGAAGTTTTGTGCTGGCCGCCCAGTTCCCGGGCCAGGGCCACGGGGAAGCACTGCACCGCGCCGTGCGGTCCGTCGAAGTGGCCGAGGAAGCGGGTCTCGATTCGGCCTGGCTCGCCGAACACCACTTCGTGCCGTACGGCACCTGTCCTTCCGCGATCACACTCGCGGCCCTGCTGCTCGGACGCACCCGGCGCATCCGCGTCGGCACGGCCGTCAGCGTGCTGCCCACCGTCCACCCCGTGGCCCTCGGCGAGCAGGCCGCGCTGCTGCACCTCACCTCCGGCGGGCGCTTCTCGCTGGGCGTGGGCCGCGGCGGCCCCTGGGTGGACCTGGAGGTCTTCGGCTCGGGCCTCGAGGCGTACGAGAAGGGGTTCCCGGAATCCCTCGACCTGCTGCTCAGCTGGCTCAGCGGGGCGGGCCGGGTGGCGGGCCCCGGCGGCCGGTTCGCCTTCCGTGACGTCGCGGTCGTGCCCCGCCCGACCGAGCCCGTCGGCGGCTCCTCGGCCCCGTTCCCCGACCTGCCCGAACCGCCGGCGCCCGACCGCATCGGGCCGTCCGCGGGCCCCGAGGTGATCGTCGCGTGCACCTCGCCGTCCAGCGTCCGCCTCGCCGCGGCCCGCGGCCTTCCGATGCTGCTCGGCATGCACGTGGGTGACGAGGAGAAGGCCGAAATGGTGGCGTTGTGGGGCAGGCACGCGCGAGCCGCGGGGCGCACGCCGGACGAGGTGGCGCGGGCCGCGCACGTCTCGGCCGGGGTCGTGCAGATCGCGGACCGCCGCGTGGAGGCCAACGAGACGCTCACGAAGGCGATGCCGGGCTGGCTGAAGTACGGCCTGGACGCCCATGTCACGGTCGACGGCCGTGTCCGAGCCATGCGCGACCCGCTCGGATACACGGAACTGCTCTGCGGCATCCACCCCGTGGGCACACCCCAGGTCTGCGCGGACCGCCTCGCGGCGACCTCGGAGCGTACCGGCATCACGCGCTTCGCGTTGCTCGTGGAGGGCTCGGGCGACCTGGCGACCACAGAGGAGAACGTACGCCGCCTGGGCACGGAAGTACTCCCACAACTGACATAGCAAAACCCGGAACACCCCCGAGGGGGCGCCCCGCAAGGGGCGCGCCCCGAAGAGGAGCGCCCCGTAAGGGGCGCGGGGAACTGCGCGCCCAGCCCCCACAACCCCGCACGCAAAAAAAAAGGGGGGCCCGCCCCCCAAGGGGCACCCCACACAAGGCGCCCCCGCCAGAAGATTGCTGCCGCCCCGGACTGAAACACCTCCCGCGTACGGAGCGGCAGCAAGTGCCCTCAGCAGTCGCGAAGCTCGGGCGACTGATTCAGCAACTGGCCACGGATCGATGTGAACTTGGCCAGCCTGTCGTCCGCGGAGCCGTCCAGCGGGAAGACCGCCACACGGTGGCAGTTCTGGAACGCCAGGCGGACCCCGAAGTGGCGCTGCAGGGCGCCGCGAATCGCGTCACTCGCGAGCGCGCGGAGCAACTGACCGCGCGCCTGCTCGTCCGGCGGCGGCGTCTGGTTGTCGGCGAACTCGCCGCCGTCGACCTTCAACTGAGCCACCAGGGAGCTGACCATCTCCCACGCGTAAGGCAGGGAGGTCCGGACGCAGTCGACGAATGCTGCTTCGTCGACCTCGCCTCGCTCGGCCTGTTCCAACAGTGCCGGTGAGACGTCGAGCGACATGAGTTCTCCTCTCGCACCCCCAGGGAGCAGGGGCTTACGGACAGGGAAGGAGCTCGCATACGCAGCGTGCACGCGCGACGACCTCCTGCTTATACGGTAGGCAACGGCTCGGTGGACCACCAGGAGATTGGGCGCATAACCGGCCAGGATCGAACGTGTTCATCGTTGGACAAGTGGTGCGGTCCAGGGGGCTGCCGAGCCGGGCGCGACGCACGGAATTCGCCGCACCACCCCGCGTCGAGTAGCGTTGCCGACCATGCGTCTCGTCATCGCCCGCTGCTCCGTGGACTACGCGGGCCGGCTCACCGCCCACCTCCCGTCGGCCCCCCGCCTGATCCTCGTCAAGGCGGACGGAAGCGTCTCCATTCACGCTGACGACCGGGCCTACAAGCCCCTCAACTGGATGTCGCCGCCGTGCACCCTGAAGGAGGGATCCGGCGACGACGCCGGTGTGTGGACCGTCGTCAACAAGGCGGGCGAGAAGCTCATCATCACCATGGAGGAGGTCCTGCACGACTCCTCACACGAACTGGGTGTCGACCCCGGCCTCATCAAGGACGGCGTGGAAGCACACCTGCAGGAGCTGCTCGCCGACCGGATCGAGACACTCGGTGAGGGATATACGCTGATCCGTCGCGAGTACATGACGGCGATCGGCCCGGTCGACATCCTCTGCCGCGACGCCGACGGGCAGACGGTCGCCGTCGAGATCAAGCGCCGCGGCGAGATCGACGGCGTCGAGCAACTGACCCGGTATCTGGAGTTGTTGAACCGCGACCCGCACCTGGCTCCGGTCAGGGGCGTCTTCGCCGCCCAGGAGATCAAGCCGCAGGCACGCGTACTCGCCACCGACCGCGGCATCGGCTGCGCCGTCCTCGACTACGACGCGCTGCGCGGCATCGAGGACGACAAGCTGCGCCTGTTCTGAACCGTCCGCCCCCACCGGGGCGACCCGCAGCACCGACGAAGGGGCCGGACTCCCGGGGGAGTCCGGCCCCTTCGCGCGTGCACGACCCGTCAGGCCACCGACGAGGAGGCGGACCCGGACGTGCCGCCCGTCGCCGGGTCGGAGGTGACCGGGCTCGACGTCGACGGGCCGCTCGCCGAGGTGGAGGTGTCCGGTGAGGACGGCGGCGTCGTCGGGGTGGTCGGCGGCGGCGTCGTCGGCGTGGTGGGCGGGGTCGTCGGCGGAGTCGTGGGCGGCTTCGTCGGCGGCTTCGTGGGCTTGGTCGGCTTGTGCGTCGGCTTCGTGGGCTTGTCCGTCGGCTTGGTCGGCTTGCCGCTCGGCTTGTCCGACGGCTTCGTCGGCTTGCCGCTCGGCTTGTCCGACGGGTCCTTAGGGTCGTCGCTCCGCGAAGGCCTGCCGCTCGGGCCGGGCTTCGGGTCGTCGGAGGTGCCGGGCACCCCGTCCTTGCCGGGGTCGGCCGGTCCTGCCGAGTCGCCGTCGCTCGGCTTGTCCGCGCCGAGGCCGCCGTCGTCGTCGCCCGCGCTGGCCGACTGGTCGGTGCGCACCCGTTCGGGCGGCCCGTCGTCCTTGTCGGAGGTCGCGCCGAGCGTCACCACCGTGCCGAGCACCGCGACGAGCAGCGCGCCCGCCCCGGCCGCGACCAGGTTGCGCCGCGTACCGCGCACGATCGAGCGGCGCGTCGATCCGGAACCGGCCCCGGAGCCCGCGGCCGAGCCGTGGCCCGCGGGGACGGGCTGGCGGGTGACGACGGTGTCGGGCTCCGGCGGTGGCGGTGGCGCGGGCAGAGCGAACGCGGTGGGGATGCCGCCGGGCGGGGACGCCGACTCCTCGTACCGGGCGTCCGGCACCTCCTCGCCCGCCATCGCGTGGCCGTCCGGCAGCAGCCCGCCGGAGCGGTCGGCGACCAGGGCGAGCGCCCTGCGGCCCGCGATCATGCCGCGCTTGTCGGCGAGCGCGCCGCGCAGGCCGATGGAGGCTTCCAGCTCGGCGCGGGCCCGGTCGAGGCGTCCGGCGCAGAGCGCGAGGATGCCGAGCTCATGGTGGAAGTAGGCCTCTTCGGCGACCTCGCCGGAGGTCCGTGAGGCCTCCTGCCCGGACCGCAGCGCCCGCTCCCAGGCGCCCCAGTTCAGTCCCCCGGCGAAGGCGGGCGCGGCGGTGCGGGCCAGGAGCACCGCGGCGGACGGCTCGGTTCCGCCGCTGTCGGCCCCGGCGCCGGGGCCGGTGACCAGGGCGGTGAGCGCGGCGAGGACCGCGTCGGACTCGGCGGCGACCCGCTCGGGGGACACCGAGGGGTGCCCGGCCCACCAGGCGTAGTGCCGGGCGGCGGACTGGGCGTTCGCGGCGGCGTCGTCGGCGTATCCGGCGCCCTCCAGCTGGGTGCGCACCCCGGCCGCGAGGCGGTAGTGGCCGCCGACCGGGGTGACGAGGGCGCAGTCGACCAGCTCGGCGAGCGCGGCGTCGGCGTGGGTGTCGCCGACGAGCGCGGGCAGGTGGGCGGGGTGCGGCAGTTCGCCGCCGAGCGCGACGGCGAGGCGCAGCGCGGCGCGCGCGGAGGCGCTGAGCCGGGAGGCGAGCAGCGCGGCGGGCGCGGCGCCGTCGGCGAGGGACGGCAGCGGGACGTCGTGGTCGGCGGCGTCGAAGGGCGCGTCGTAGCCGCCGGGGCCCTGGTCGGGGCCGTACTCGTCGAAGGCGCCGGGGTCGGCGAGGAGCCGGTCGCGCTGGCGCAGCAGGGCTCCCGCCTGGACGAAGCGCAGCGGCAGGCCCTCCGACTCGAACCAGAGGTCCCCGGCCCAGTTGGCCTCGTCGTCGGTGAGGACGCGGCCGACGACGCGCTCGAGGAGTTCCAGGCCGCCGCCGCGGCCGAGGCCGCCGAGGAAGACCTCTTCGAGGTGGGACTCGGGCGCGGGTGCGGCGATGTCGGGCGTCGCGGCGACGAGGAAGGCGCACTCGGGAGTCGCGTCCAGGAGCTCTTCGAGGGCGGCGCCGCCGAACTCCAGGTCGTCGAGGACGACGACGGCGCCGATGTCGCGGAGCAGTTCGCGCAGCAGGGCCGGGTCGGGGCGGTGCAGGGGCGCGTCGTAGACGGCGGCGAAGAGGTCGTACAGGAGGTCGCCCACGGTGCGGTGGTAGCCGCTGAGGCGGATCACGCCGTCGGGGGCGAGGTCGGCGCAGTCCTCGGCGACGGCGGCGAGCAGCGCCGTGCGGCCGGATCCGGCGGGGCCGGTGAGGCGCACGGAGCGGCCGCGGGCGAGGAGGCGCACCAGGCGTTCGCGCTCCTCCTGCCGTTCGAGCAGCGGCAGCCGGGGCAGGGCGGGGCCCGGCGGCACGGGCGGCTGCGCGGCGCGGCGGCGTTCGGCGCGCTCGACGGCGGAGTGCCTGGGCGGGTGGCCGGGCTGCTCCCCCGGCGGGCAGGGCTCTATCTCGCTGCCGTCGACGGGGTTCACGGTGAGCAGGAAGTCGCCGGACACCACTTGTACGGTGCGGGCGACGGTGGGCGGCCCGAAGTCGGCCGTGGCCGAGGGGCCCGGTGCGGGCGGGCCCGGCGGTGCGTCCTGCGGGCTCTGGTGCTCGGGTGCTGTCGCGCTGTCGTCGTGCGTGCCCTCGCGGCCGATCCCCGCGTCGTCGCGGTCGTCACCGTCGTGGCCGTACTCTTCGGGTCCCCGGTTCATCGGGTCCATGGTCTCAGCCCCCCAGATGCGTCGTGTGCGAAGCCCCCTCCGGCCTTGAGCACACCGCGCTGTCGCTTCTGGTCCGGTGCCCCCCGTGCGGGTTCGTCTATCGGCAGGCGACCGAACCCTAAACCTTCTTCAGTATCCCCGTGGAGGGCGGGGTACCGCCCGGTCCGAGACGTCACAGTCTCGTGAGGATTGTGCGTGAGGGAGCGCTCCCGCCCCCCTCGCGCGGCTTATACGCGAGGGAGGGATTCGACCCCGATGCCGCCTTCGATGGCGAGGATGCGGTGGAGTCGGGTGGCGACGAGGAGTCGCTGCATCTGCGGGGGTACGCCGCG from Streptomyces flavofungini includes:
- a CDS encoding LLM class flavin-dependent oxidoreductase, producing the protein MRLGSFVLAAQFPGQGHGEALHRAVRSVEVAEEAGLDSAWLAEHHFVPYGTCPSAITLAALLLGRTRRIRVGTAVSVLPTVHPVALGEQAALLHLTSGGRFSLGVGRGGPWVDLEVFGSGLEAYEKGFPESLDLLLSWLSGAGRVAGPGGRFAFRDVAVVPRPTEPVGGSSAPFPDLPEPPAPDRIGPSAGPEVIVACTSPSSVRLAAARGLPMLLGMHVGDEEKAEMVALWGRHARAAGRTPDEVARAAHVSAGVVQIADRRVEANETLTKAMPGWLKYGLDAHVTVDGRVRAMRDPLGYTELLCGIHPVGTPQVCADRLAATSERTGITRFALLVEGSGDLATTEENVRRLGTEVLPQLT
- the nucS gene encoding endonuclease NucS; its protein translation is MRLVIARCSVDYAGRLTAHLPSAPRLILVKADGSVSIHADDRAYKPLNWMSPPCTLKEGSGDDAGVWTVVNKAGEKLIITMEEVLHDSSHELGVDPGLIKDGVEAHLQELLADRIETLGEGYTLIRREYMTAIGPVDILCRDADGQTVAVEIKRRGEIDGVEQLTRYLELLNRDPHLAPVRGVFAAQEIKPQARVLATDRGIGCAVLDYDALRGIEDDKLRLF
- a CDS encoding ABC transporter ATP-binding protein → MIEAVGLTKRYGAKTAVYNLSFQVRPGTVTGFLGPNGSGKSTTMRMILGLDAPSQGQVTIGGYPYRKLPNAPRQVGALLDAKAVHGGRHARNHLLCLAQLSGIPARRVDEVLGVVGLQDVARKRSKGFSLGMGQRLGIAAALLGDPQVLLFDEPVNGLDPEGILWVRNLMKSLAAEGRTVFVSSHLMSEMALTAEHLIVIGRGQLLADMSVRDFISTNSADFARVRTPDTDPQQREKLTAALTEAGGQVLPEQDGALRVTGLPLPRISDLAHGADVRLWELSPHQASLEEAYMRMTQGAVDYRSTADQRAGLQQQLPPGAMAQQPQLPVPGQGQPGWYAPPSPQQGGQPFAMPQGAPPADATPYAAAPQPPAAAPSPEMTKRATDNEDAAR
- a CDS encoding ATP-binding protein, yielding MDPMNRGPEEYGHDGDDRDDAGIGREGTHDDSATAPEHQSPQDAPPGPPAPGPSATADFGPPTVARTVQVVSGDFLLTVNPVDGSEIEPCPPGEQPGHPPRHSAVERAERRRAAQPPVPPGPALPRLPLLERQEERERLVRLLARGRSVRLTGPAGSGRTALLAAVAEDCADLAPDGVIRLSGYHRTVGDLLYDLFAAVYDAPLHRPDPALLRELLRDIGAVVVLDDLEFGGAALEELLDATPECAFLVAATPDIAAPAPESHLEEVFLGGLGRGGGLELLERVVGRVLTDDEANWAGDLWFESEGLPLRFVQAGALLRQRDRLLADPGAFDEYGPDQGPGGYDAPFDAADHDVPLPSLADGAAPAALLASRLSASARAALRLAVALGGELPHPAHLPALVGDTHADAALAELVDCALVTPVGGHYRLAAGVRTQLEGAGYADDAAANAQSAARHYAWWAGHPSVSPERVAAESDAVLAALTALVTGPGAGADSGGTEPSAAVLLARTAAPAFAGGLNWGAWERALRSGQEASRTSGEVAEEAYFHHELGILALCAGRLDRARAELEASIGLRGALADKRGMIAGRRALALVADRSGGLLPDGHAMAGEEVPDARYEESASPPGGIPTAFALPAPPPPPEPDTVVTRQPVPAGHGSAAGSGAGSGSTRRSIVRGTRRNLVAAGAGALLVAVLGTVVTLGATSDKDDGPPERVRTDQSASAGDDDGGLGADKPSDGDSAGPADPGKDGVPGTSDDPKPGPSGRPSRSDDPKDPSDKPSGKPTKPSDKPSGKPTKPTDKPTKPTHKPTKPTKPPTKPPTTPPTTPPTTPTTPPPTTPTTPPSSPDTSTSASGPSTSSPVTSDPATGGTSGSASSSVA
- a CDS encoding ABC transporter permease subunit gives rise to the protein MAATQVLRSEWTKIRSVASTVWTLGLAAVVTIALGMLISILSKNDYDNLSREDKITFDPTYTSFAGTSLGQLAMIVFGVLVVSNEYNTGMIRTSLAAVPQRGTFLFSKVTVAALLALVVGLATSFVSFFLGQAMLGEYKAHLGDPGVLRAVFGGGIYMMLIAMFSMGVAAMLRSPMLSLGILMPFFFLISSILGNVSATKKIGRYLPDQAGSKIMQVKTPFDDDTPYGPWGGLGIMVAWTALALIGGYVLLKKRDA
- a CDS encoding ATP/GTP-binding protein encodes the protein MSPRRNRPKGAADPRPGQAAGGAEPSGRYGGFQRAESWQGEDWSVRHVAGASAAGKTYRCPGCDQEIPSGLAHVVAWPEHSGVDERRHWHTACWNAKDRRTTRVRRSRNAPRY
- a CDS encoding SCO5389 family protein, which encodes MSLDVSPALLEQAERGEVDEAAFVDCVRTSLPYAWEMVSSLVAQLKVDGGEFADNQTPPPDEQARGQLLRALASDAIRGALQRHFGVRLAFQNCHRVAVFPLDGSADDRLAKFTSIRGQLLNQSPELRDC
- a CDS encoding ABC transporter ATP-binding protein — translated: MIELEGLTKRYGEKVAVNNLTFTVHPGTVTGFLGPNGAGKSTTMRMMLGLDNPTAGDVRIDGKHYAQLKDPLKYIGALLDAKAMHGGRSAFNHLLCLAQSNGIPRARVHEVLDTVGLTAVARKKAKGFSLGMGQRLGIAGALLGDPEILMFDEPVNGLDPEGIHWIRNLMKSLAAQGRTVFVSSHLMSEMALTAEHLVVIGQGRLLADTSMSEFIRQNSRSYVRLRSPQRERLLDVLHEAGITAVEAGNGTLEVDGAGPEQLGELAAQHQLVLHELSPQQASLEEAFMQLTAESVEYHAHTDHRPPTAADPGSTPPPGGAPPSGGTPPGQGWGAGWQQPGKGN
- a CDS encoding ABC transporter permease, producing the protein MAAAPAPAAPAPPSAWQQAMNNAYTSPIPIKKTNLGHALASEWTKIKSVRSTVWTLSIFLLLVIGIGLLAVANTQADDYRDVPFTVPAFFGLMLGQICLITLGVLVTSSEYGTGMIRTTFTASPQRHRVLAAKALIFFIVAFVASAGSILLVGLMASGAHSGPEAGDIAWGGTVVKGALYVSLLGVLALAVGSMLRHSAGAITTMLGVVLVPAILPGFLGIWESTQKLGDKMADYNAINSLAKIFRVDGLDSTSTGTSQLMLLVVITAAAVIGAFALLEKRDV